The following nucleotide sequence is from Alkalihalobacillus sp. LMS39.
CAACCTGCTAACAATAACGCAAGCAGAGTTAATGGCAGAAAACGTAATACACTTTTCCAGTTTTCCATCTGAAAACAAACCTCACTTTCGCTCTATAGTCCCTCTTGTTTTATATACTTGATAGTCAGCTATTCTTTTCACACAAAAAAATTCAATTCATTATCTTAACAGATAGTATTGAATTTTTATGGTTTTAAATATGAACGATGACCATAAGCACGAAAATAATTGTTAGGTAGTTTAAAGAATAGACGAACATGAATCTAGACCATTTAATATCGTCTTTCATTTTAAACCCAGCTAACCCTAAGACTAGCCAACCTAACCCTAATAATGCTGCCACTATTGTATAGACAATACCAAATGGGTACAGCATTAATGAAACTGGTAACAATGCTGCTACATAAACAACGATTTGGCGCTTTGTCACGTCAAACCCTGCAACAACTGGCAACATTGGAATTCCTGCAGCTCGATATTCTTCACATCGTTTCATCGCTAACGCTAGAAAATGTGGTGGCTGCCAGAAAAACATAATAAAAAATAAAATCCAGGCGTAAGTATGCAAGCTAGGGTCAATTACTGCCCACCCAATGAGTGGTGGAACAGCCCCAGATACACTTCCTACAATTGTATTTAAAGATGTAGTACGCTTTGTCCACATCGTATACAACACAACATATACAAATAAGCCAATCATCCCAATAATCGCTGCCGTTATATTTGCAAGAGATAATAGAATAATCCCGATAGCAGATTGGATGAGTCCTACAATTAGAACATGTGAGCCTTGTAATTTCCCTGTAACAGTTGGACGATCTTTTGTCCGCTCCATCAAATGATCAATATCACGGTCAATAAAGTTATTTAACGTACAACCTCCAGCCATTACTAGACCCGCTCCTAGCAATCCAAAGAGGACGAGATGAAATTGATCTAGCAAGCTAACACCAGTATATTTTGCGGCTAGAAAAATCCCTGCAAAAGCTGTGATTAAATTTGATGTGACAATACCCATTTTAGCAAGTGTCACATAATGTTTCCATGTTTTTTCTTCCTTGTTCGTGATTGAACTAGGATTTGGACTAGTACTTGAATGTGTTAACACATCGCTTGCTTCTATCGCTGTATTGGATTTATTCATCCACAATTCACCCCCTTTATAGAGTATCACATATTACAAAACGTTTGCGTTAGCCAAATGTCGGTAATTTCTTCTATTCAAGATGAAGAATTGACTAACTCATAAGAACGTTTTCAGACCTTTTCTGATCATAAAGACATTATATCTTAATTTCTTATTTCTTTCATCAAATTCAAAAGTTTCACATTATCTTCACATTTAATTTTGCCATAAAAAGTTCACTCTTCAAAAATTGACTTTTTCCCCTATTGTTCTTAAGATCATGTTATGCTTAATTTCTATCATTTTGATTCTACTGAAATAGAAAGGGGAAAACCATTGCATAAATCATTAAAACTATATAGTGTAATTACATCCATTGGCATGCTCATCGTCCTTATGCAAGGAGCTCTTGTTACAAAAACAGGTTCAGGTGAAGGCTGTGGAGCAACATGGCCACTATGCTTTGGTGAAGTTATACCAACCTCACCTGCTATTGAAACGATCATTGAATATAGTCATCGAATCGTTTCTGGTATGCTAGGTTTCATGATTATAATACTCGCGATATGGACATGGCGAAAAATAGGTCATTTAAAAGAAACAAAATTCATGGCTATTATGGCTATCTTCTTCATCGTTTTTCAAGGATTATTAGGAGCAGGTGCTGTCGTTTTCGGTCAATCTGATGCGATTTTAGCGCTGCATTTTGGTATTTCAGCTATTTCTTTAGCTACAGTTGTTTTATTAACTGTACTCGTGTTTGAAGACGGAAAACCTAAAGTTCCTGCACCAAAAGTGACAAAACGATTTCGTTATTTTGTTTATTTTGTCATCACATACACGTATGCTGTTATTTATACCGGAGCACTAGTCAAACATACGAACGCAACATTAGCTTGTGGCGGATTTCCTTTATGTAACGGAATATTATTCCCAGGTTTTGCTGGTCCAATTGGGGTTCATTTCCTTCACCGCCTAGCGGGAATTTCTGTTTTTATTATTTTAGTCGTATTGCTCATAATCGTTATAAAGCATTATCGTCATGAACCAACAGTTTTTTGGGGGACAATCATCGCGTTCATTTTTGTTTTAGGACAAGTCATTAGTGGTGTTGCCGTTATTTTTACAGCAGCCTCACTTGTAACTGCAATGTTCCATGCCCTAATCATTTCACTGCTATTTTCAACACTTGCTTATTTAACGATGATTATTAGTAGAAAACCACAATAGATATGATGGCTGTTCGGAAAACTTCCGAACAGCCTTTACTATTCTTAAAAGAAGTCTATGAAAGCAGGAGGATTGCTTCCTAGTCTTCTTTCCCACTCTTTCACTTCTTCTTCATTTCCTTTCATGACTCCCATTTTAACGAGCTGTAATGGTCGCTTATAATGCATCAACATTGTCGTCAACATATTAATATTTACTTGAATTCCTCTTTTTGGGGGATGTTGACAAGCTAAATTGTCTGTCTTACTTTCAAACTTTTTCACTTCATGTTTATCCCCTTGAAACAGCACCTGATAAGTCGCATTATTCCAGTCGGCAAATGGGTCATGTACATGAACAAATAAAGAGGACATTGTACCGGCTTTAAATGGATAGTTTTCCAAAAACAGTTTGACATTAACAATTCTCGCCATAAAATATGGAGATAATTCTTGTTTTACTTTTGGATTCGTAAACAAAAATGATGATTCGTCACTTGCCGGCAATGTTAATTCAACCTGATCTATCATTGAATCATGGTCCGAAATGAAATTCCATAACCCACCTCGACTATCTTCATCCGTATAAACAAGCTCAGAAATCGTCATTTTTCGGTCCTTCACTTCATACATGATATAACCAGTTGGCCGATTTTCTTCACGATAATAAACAGATAGATGTAGTTTTTTCCTTTTATATGTTAATTCATCCCACCATTTTTCTGTTCTTTTTAGCATCCCAAAGTAGGATTGACAATACGTGTCGTAAATGGAGTGCAAGTGGTCGGTTTGTTGAAGCGACTCCCGCTTCATCCATCCTATCGCATTACCTTTCTTTGGAAGTTCATGGGAAGCTATAACTACCTTTTTCTCATCACAAAATAATTCCCAACCGTATTTACGATAAAAAGGGATAGTGAAGGGAAATAAATAAGAAAGCGTTACACCCTGTTCATCCAACTCTTTCAATCCAATTTTCAGTAGGTTTCGAACAAGGCCTTTTCTTCTTTGTTCTGGATATGTAGCGACTCCAGCGATCCCTCCCATTTTATATGCAACATTCCCTAACATCACTGTTAATGGAAGGACGGTCATCTTTGACTCCAATGTTTCTCCTTCAAAATAGCCATAAGTTTGTTCTGGTCGCTTTGTCCTTATAAAATATGCTTTTTCTTCCTCTGTTAATTCATACTGAAACGCAAACTGAGAAAGTGTTAAACTCTCCTCCATCTCTTCCTTTGTTAACTTTCTAACTTGCCCCATCATTATCCCCCCTTTATGTTATTGAAATAACTCAAAGAAAAAGGCTAGAGATAAAACTCTAGCCCATGTTGTGCTTAATTTGACAACTCAATTAATAAATCTCCGGTTTGAATCGCTTCTCCATTCGTTACATGGACGTCTTTTATTTCACCATCAAATGGAGCTTGAACCGTTGTTTCCATTTTCATTGCTTCCGTAATCATGAGATGGTCACCTTTTTTAACCTTATCTCCCTTGACAACTAACGTTTTCACAACCGTACCAGGCATTGAAGCACCTATCTGGTTCGGGTTGCTCTTATCGACTTTCGCCTTTGCTTTAACAGATGTTTTCACATTCATATCTTTAATCATCACTTCACGTGGCTGACCATTTAACTCAAAGTATACAATACGATTCCCGTCATCTTGCGGTTTTGAAATAGAAACAAGTTTCACGATTAACGTTTTCCCTTTTTCGATTTCAACTTCGATCTCTTCCCCTAACCGTAACCCATAAAAGAATGTCGGTGTATCGAGAACAGAAACTTCACCAAACTGTTGACGGAAACGCTCATACTCCATAAACACTTTTGGATATATTGCATACGAGAGTATATCATGACTCGTTACTTGTCGATTTAATGTATGGTATAACGTCTCTTTTACCTCTTGGAAGTTAATCGGGTCTAGTAATTCACCAGGTCTAGTTGCAAGAGGTTCTCTACCTTTTAAGATGATTTGTTGTAATTCTTTCGGGAAACCTTGGTATGGTTGACCAAGTTGGCCCTGGAAAAACTCTACAACAGAATCTGGGAAGTCTAGATTATCACCACGGTCATAAATATCATCTTCAATTAAATTATTTTGCACCATATACAATGCCATATCACCAACAACTTTAGATGATGGGGTTACTTTTACTACATCCCCAAACATATCGTTCACACGGCGATACATTTTTTTCACTTCATTCCAGCGGTTTTTTAATCCAACCGCTTTCGCTTGTTGCTGAAGATTACTGTATTGACCACCAGGCATTTCATGCTCATACACTTCTGTATGTGGCGCATTCATCCCACTTTCAAACCCACTGTAAAACTTACGTGTACTATCCCAATAATCACTTAATTGCTCTAATGCTTTAATATCAACATTAGGCTGACGTTCTGAGCCTGATAATGCATAATATAAGCTATTCATACTCGGCTGTGATGTTTGTCCTGCCATTGAGCTAATCGCCACATCAACAATATCAACACCGGCTTCAATTGCACGTGCGTATGTGAATAACCCATTTCCACTTGTATCATGTGTATGCAAGTGAATTGGAATATCAATCGTTTGTTTTAACTCAGTTACTAATTGATACGCAGCTTCTGGTTTTAGCAAACCGGCCATATCTTTAATTCCTAGAATATGTGCTCCAGCGTTTTCCAATTCTTTTGCTAAATTTTTATAATACTGCAAATCATATTTTGTACGGTTTTTATCTAATATATCTCCTGTGTAACAAAGAGTCGCCTCGGCAATTTTTCCACTTTCTCGCACTGAATCAATGGTCAATCTCATACCTTCCACCCAGTTTAAGCTGTCAAAGATACGGAAAACATCGATTCCAGCTGCAGCAGATTTATCAACGAACTCTTTAATTAAATTATCTGGGTAGTTCGTATACCCAACCGCATTTGATGCTCGAAATAACATTTGCAATAAGACATTAGGCATTTTATTGCGTAAAATTAAAAGTCTTTCCCATGGATCTTCATGTAAAAATCTCATCGCAACATCAAATGTAGCGCCGCCCCACATTTCTGATGAAAACAAATGTGGAACCATTCTTGCGGTTGGTTCTGCAATTTGCTTTAAATCATGCGTACGAACCCTTGTAGCTAACAAAGATTGATGAGCATCTCGGAACGTTGTGTCTGTTAATAACACTTCTTTTTGCTCTTTTACCCATTTACTTAACCCGTCAGCGCCTCTTTCTTCAAGAATTTGCTTTGTCCCTTTTGGAAATGGCTCAGTATAATTTACTTTTGGTACTTCTGGAATATCAAGTACTGGTTTTTTTACACCTTCTAATCCAGGATACCCATTAACGATCGTTTCACCGATAAATGATAACATTTTTGTTCCACGGTCTTTTCGTTTTGGAAATACAAAAAGTTCTGGAGTAGTATCAATGAACGATGTGTTGTATTCACCAGAAAGAAAAGCTCGGTGCTGAACAACATTTTCTAAAAACGCAATGTTTGTTTTAATCCCACGTATACGGAATTCTCGTAAGTTTCGCAACATTTTTTGAGAAGCGCCTTCAAATGTAAGGGCCCACGTCGACACTTTAACGAGCAATGAATCATAATAAGGTGTAATAACAGACCCTTGATAACCGTTTCCAGCATCAAGGCGAACTCCAAATCCACCACCAGAACGATAAGCCATAATTTTCCCTGTGTCTGGTAAAAACCCGTTACTTGGGTCTTCTGTTGTAACACGTGACTGAATAGCATACCCATTACATGCAATGTTTTCTTGTTTCGGAATTCCTAATACTTTGTTATGTAGCTCTTCTCCATCAGCAATAAATAATTGGGATTGAACAATATCGACACCCGTAATCATTTCAGTAATCGTATGTTCTACTTGAATTCGCGGATTGACTTCAATAAAGAAAAATTCACCGTTTTCTGTTACTAAGAATTCAACAGTCCCTGCATTTATATAATTGACACTCTTAGATAATTGAACAGCTGCTTCACAAATTTTCTCACGTAACTCTTGATCTAACGACACACTAGGGGCCACTTCAACTACTTTTTGATGTCGACGTTGAACAGAACAATCACGCTCATATAAATGGACGATATTTCCATGCTTGTCCGCCAAGATTTGTACTTCAATATGTTTTGGATTTTCTACAAATTTCTCAACATAAACTTCGTCATTTCCAAAAGCGGATTTCGCTTCTGACTTCGCTCTGTCGTAGGCTTCGTTTAAAGCTTCTTGTGACCGGACAATTCTCATACCACGTCCGCCACCACCAAGTGCAGCTTTAATAATAAAAGGAAATCCATGTTGCTCTGCAAACGCTTGAACATCCTCTAAGCTATTAACAGGTCCATCACTTCCTGGAATAACAGGAATATTTGCTTTAATAGCCTGTTCCCTCGCTTGTACTTTATCACCAAACATAACTAAATGCTCTGTATTTGGACCAATAAAAATAATGCCTTCTTCTTCACATCGCTTAGCAAATTGTAAGTTTTCAGACAAAAACCCGTACCCTGGGTGAATCGCATCTACATCATTTCGTTTTGCAATTTCTAAAATACCCTCGATATCTAAGTATGCTTCAATTGGTTTCTTACCTTCCCCTACTAGGTAAGCTTCGTCAGCTTTA
It contains:
- the pyc gene encoding pyruvate carboxylase: MDGLKNIKKVLVANRGEIAIRIFRACTELHIRTVAIYSKEDMGAYHRYKADEAYLVGEGKKPIEAYLDIEGILEIAKRNDVDAIHPGYGFLSENLQFAKRCEEEGIIFIGPNTEHLVMFGDKVQAREQAIKANIPVIPGSDGPVNSLEDVQAFAEQHGFPFIIKAALGGGGRGMRIVRSQEALNEAYDRAKSEAKSAFGNDEVYVEKFVENPKHIEVQILADKHGNIVHLYERDCSVQRRHQKVVEVAPSVSLDQELREKICEAAVQLSKSVNYINAGTVEFLVTENGEFFFIEVNPRIQVEHTITEMITGVDIVQSQLFIADGEELHNKVLGIPKQENIACNGYAIQSRVTTEDPSNGFLPDTGKIMAYRSGGGFGVRLDAGNGYQGSVITPYYDSLLVKVSTWALTFEGASQKMLRNLREFRIRGIKTNIAFLENVVQHRAFLSGEYNTSFIDTTPELFVFPKRKDRGTKMLSFIGETIVNGYPGLEGVKKPVLDIPEVPKVNYTEPFPKGTKQILEERGADGLSKWVKEQKEVLLTDTTFRDAHQSLLATRVRTHDLKQIAEPTARMVPHLFSSEMWGGATFDVAMRFLHEDPWERLLILRNKMPNVLLQMLFRASNAVGYTNYPDNLIKEFVDKSAAAGIDVFRIFDSLNWVEGMRLTIDSVRESGKIAEATLCYTGDILDKNRTKYDLQYYKNLAKELENAGAHILGIKDMAGLLKPEAAYQLVTELKQTIDIPIHLHTHDTSGNGLFTYARAIEAGVDIVDVAISSMAGQTSQPSMNSLYYALSGSERQPNVDIKALEQLSDYWDSTRKFYSGFESGMNAPHTEVYEHEMPGGQYSNLQQQAKAVGLKNRWNEVKKMYRRVNDMFGDVVKVTPSSKVVGDMALYMVQNNLIEDDIYDRGDNLDFPDSVVEFFQGQLGQPYQGFPKELQQIILKGREPLATRPGELLDPINFQEVKETLYHTLNRQVTSHDILSYAIYPKVFMEYERFRQQFGEVSVLDTPTFFYGLRLGEEIEVEIEKGKTLIVKLVSISKPQDDGNRIVYFELNGQPREVMIKDMNVKTSVKAKAKVDKSNPNQIGASMPGTVVKTLVVKGDKVKKGDHLMITEAMKMETTVQAPFDGEIKDVHVTNGEAIQTGDLLIELSN
- a CDS encoding heme A synthase, encoding MHKSLKLYSVITSIGMLIVLMQGALVTKTGSGEGCGATWPLCFGEVIPTSPAIETIIEYSHRIVSGMLGFMIIILAIWTWRKIGHLKETKFMAIMAIFFIVFQGLLGAGAVVFGQSDAILALHFGISAISLATVVLLTVLVFEDGKPKVPAPKVTKRFRYFVYFVITYTYAVIYTGALVKHTNATLACGGFPLCNGILFPGFAGPIGVHFLHRLAGISVFIILVVLLIIVIKHYRHEPTVFWGTIIAFIFVLGQVISGVAVIFTAASLVTAMFHALIISLLFSTLAYLTMIISRKPQ
- the cyoE gene encoding heme o synthase encodes the protein MNKSNTAIEASDVLTHSSTSPNPSSITNKEEKTWKHYVTLAKMGIVTSNLITAFAGIFLAAKYTGVSLLDQFHLVLFGLLGAGLVMAGGCTLNNFIDRDIDHLMERTKDRPTVTGKLQGSHVLIVGLIQSAIGIILLSLANITAAIIGMIGLFVYVVLYTMWTKRTTSLNTIVGSVSGAVPPLIGWAVIDPSLHTYAWILFFIMFFWQPPHFLALAMKRCEEYRAAGIPMLPVVAGFDVTKRQIVVYVAALLPVSLMLYPFGIVYTIVAALLGLGWLVLGLAGFKMKDDIKWSRFMFVYSLNYLTIIFVLMVIVHI
- a CDS encoding GNAT family N-acetyltransferase; its protein translation is MGQVRKLTKEEMEESLTLSQFAFQYELTEEEKAYFIRTKRPEQTYGYFEGETLESKMTVLPLTVMLGNVAYKMGGIAGVATYPEQRRKGLVRNLLKIGLKELDEQGVTLSYLFPFTIPFYRKYGWELFCDEKKVVIASHELPKKGNAIGWMKRESLQQTDHLHSIYDTYCQSYFGMLKRTEKWWDELTYKRKKLHLSVYYREENRPTGYIMYEVKDRKMTISELVYTDEDSRGGLWNFISDHDSMIDQVELTLPASDESSFLFTNPKVKQELSPYFMARIVNVKLFLENYPFKAGTMSSLFVHVHDPFADWNNATYQVLFQGDKHEVKKFESKTDNLACQHPPKRGIQVNINMLTTMLMHYKRPLQLVKMGVMKGNEEEVKEWERRLGSNPPAFIDFF